The Acetobacter oryzifermentans genomic interval GGCGCGCAGGGCTTCATAGGCATCTCGCTCATGCACCGTTACATTTGGAGTGTTGGCAAATAGTCGGTAGAGGCTGCGCTTATCTTCCGGGTGTTTTTCGCAACAAATGAGTGAATCCTGCGTTCGCAGCATCTGCGCAATAATGAGCGGAGAACCGGGATAAAACTCTGGGCCGCCCGCTTGTTTTACCTGTTCCAGCCAATCTGCCAGTGGGCTGGAAGCATCTTCATGCCACAGTTTGCCTACGCCATCTTGCCATTCCTGCGTTTTTTCAGCTTCGGGGCTGTGCAGATCATACCGCCCGATACCAGCATGTGTATCCAACACCATAAAGGGTGCAGGTTTGCGTAAAAAGCTTTGCAGCAAGGTGACAAGCAAGGCGTGCTTCATGCAGTCGGCAAAGTTACCGGCGTGGTAGGCGTGGCGGTAGTTCATGTGGTGGGTGTTTCTGCTTCAAAACGGCTGGCCATGTCTTCCAGTGGCCAGCGCGGGCGGGGGCGTAGGGCGTTATCGTTTATGGGGGGCAGGTGGCGTGTGGCGGCTTCCTGCCACGTTTCCAAGGCTGCCCAACCCACCATAACGGCATTATCCGTGCACAAGCGTAAAGGGGGAGCTGCAAAGCGTAGGCCACGTTGTGCGGCTGTTTTTTCTAAAGCCGCACGCAAAACTGTATTTGCAGCCACGCCACCGGCAGCCACCAACAGTTTGGCTTCGGGCATCATATCTAGTGCGTGCTCAATACGGTTGGTCACTACATCTGCTACGGCTTGCTGAAAGGATGCCGCCAGATCTGCCGCAAACTGGCGGGGCAAAGGCGCCTTGCCAAAAGGTGCGAGCTTTTGGGAGATGGCGGTTTTTAGGCCGGAGAAAGAAAAATCGCAGCCCTCACGCCGCCAGAGGGGGCGGGGTAGGGAGACGGCTTTGGGGTTGCCTTCCCGCGCCAGTTTTTCCAGTTCCGGGCCGCCGGGCCAGCCAAGACCCAGCATTTTGGCAACTTTATCAAACGCTTCACCGGCGGCATCATCAATCGTGCCGCCTAGTTTGCGGTAATGGCCTACGCCTTCCACTGCAATACATTGGCAATGGCCACCAGAAACCAGCAGCAGCAGGTAAGGGAAGGGGGCGCCATCGGGCACAATACCGGGCAGCCGCGCCGTAAGGGCATGGGCTTCCACATGGTTGACTGCTACAAACGGAATACCCAGCGCCAATGCCAGCCCCTTGGCAAAACCGCTGCCCACAATCAGCCCGCCAATAAGCCCCGGCCCGGTGCTGGCGGCAATGAAAGACAGAGTCGCGGGGGGGGTGTTGGCATCCTGCAAAGTGGCCCGAACCAGATTCGGCAGTAGGGCCAAATGAGCGCGTGCCGCAATTTCTGGCACCACGCCA includes:
- the tsaD gene encoding tRNA (adenosine(37)-N6)-threonylcarbamoyltransferase complex transferase subunit TsaD; amino-acid sequence: MNETAQNRRPDGPILAIESSCDETACAILAPDGTVLAQRVISQDGHADFGGVVPEIAARAHLALLPNLVRATLQDANTPPATLSFIAASTGPGLIGGLIVGSGFAKGLALALGIPFVAVNHVEAHALTARLPGIVPDGAPFPYLLLLVSGGHCQCIAVEGVGHYRKLGGTIDDAAGEAFDKVAKMLGLGWPGGPELEKLAREGNPKAVSLPRPLWRREGCDFSFSGLKTAISQKLAPFGKAPLPRQFAADLAASFQQAVADVVTNRIEHALDMMPEAKLLVAAGGVAANTVLRAALEKTAAQRGLRFAAPPLRLCTDNAVMVGWAALETWQEAATRHLPPINDNALRPRPRWPLEDMASRFEAETPTT
- a CDS encoding 23S rRNA (adenine(2030)-N(6))-methyltransferase RlmJ; the encoded protein is MNYRHAYHAGNFADCMKHALLVTLLQSFLRKPAPFMVLDTHAGIGRYDLHSPEAEKTQEWQDGVGKLWHEDASSPLADWLEQVKQAGGPEFYPGSPLIIAQMLRTQDSLICCEKHPEDKRSLYRLFANTPNVTVHERDAYEALRALLPPKTAKRGLILIDPPFEEPGEFDRLAQAVQTIQARFANAIIAIWYPIKHRTPVRIFHETLMATGIRNICVAELLMQPPHNPDQLNGAGLLVIRPPFGFAEKASVQLEQLQHALGAHESCVTQLVAE